Within Bradymonas sediminis, the genomic segment TCTTATGGTTGGCCGAGAAATATGATATTCATTGGCTTGCGCAGGACTGACCCGCGCCTTTAAATAATATACTTATGCACGCAGGTTTTAAGATGCGTCGTTCCGAATTTTATCGCGCTGGCTCTTTGGTGTTTTTAGGTGCTTGTCTTGCGGCGAGTGCTGCGCTGGTCGGGTGTGGTGAGGAGCGAAATCAAGAACCCACGGTCCGCATTTCGGCGAGCAGCCTTGCCACCGTGCAGGGCGAATCGGTCACGATTGATGGGTCCGAGAGTTCGGACCCCGACGGGGACCCGCTGCGTTTTTATTGGGAGCTGAGCGCGCCGGAGGGGAGCGCGGTTCAATTCGACGACCTGCGCACCGAGACCGTCACCTTTGTCGCCGACGTGGCCGGCTCTTATACCGTGAGCCTGAGCGTGAGCGATGGGGAGTTTCGCACCGACCCCGAGAGCGTCACGATTGAGGCATCCTCGGGCGTCGTCGAAGAGGGCGCGCCGGTCGCAAAGACCGGCGCCGACCGCACCGTCGAGCTGGGCGCTGAGGTGCTGCTTGATGGCAGCGACTCGACCGACCCCGAGGGCGCAGCGCTGACCTACGCCTGGACGCTCAGCAGCTCGCCAAGCGGCAGCAGCGCGGCGCTCAGCGACGCGACGTCGGTGCAGGCGAGGTTCACGCCAGATAAGGTCGGCGACTATCATGTGTCACTGAAGGTCTCGAACGGGACCTATACCAGCGCGCCGGCGCAGGTCGTCATTAGCGCCGTCGAAGAGATCAACGAGTTCGCCCCCATCGCCGATGCGGGCGCTGACCAGCAGGGCGCGGTGGGCACGCCGGTGAACCTCGACGGCAGCGGCTCGAGCAACCCGAACGGGTCTGACGCAGACCTGCGTTATTTCTGGACCTTCCAGAGTCAGCCCGAGAATAGCGGGGTCATCGCGATCAACCGCCCCTCCAGCCCCGACGCCTGGTTTTTGCCCGACGCCGAGGGCACCTACGTGCTGCGCCTGGAGGTGCGCGACGCCGAGGAGAACCTGTCCACCGACACCGTTTCGATTGAGATTGAGCGACTCCCGAGCGACGTGACGCTGATGATCTCGGGCTATCTGCAGGGCTCCAGCCAGAATAAGGCGGTCTCGCTGTATAACTTTGGCTCGGCCCCGGTCGACCTGACGCGGGTGCGCTTCTGCATCTTCGCCAACGATGAGGTGACAAGTTGCAGCTATGACGCGGCGATCACGCGCACCATCTCTACCCACCCCGACGGCACCGACATGCTCGGCGCGGGCGAGGTGCTCACGATCTGTGAGGGGCGCGTGAGCTTGCCCGGCTTTGTCGCCGACGATTGCGACCGCTCCCAGGGCACTTATCTGGCCAATCTAAACGGCGATGATCGTTTTCTCATCTACGAGAATACCGACGGAAACGAGGCATTTACCGGCGTCGACCTGGTCATCGACGCCTTCGGCCAGACCGCGATGCAGCCTGCCGATACCATCTGGAAGGACAAGACATTTTTGCGCTGCAACTTCGACCTCTATGACGGCGCCGCCCCCTTTGCGGCAGCCGACTATTTTAATGTCCGAAGCAAGGATTTCATCACCGGCTTTGCCGATGCGCCGAGCGAAGGCTGTGATTGATCCGTTGTGAGGGCTATGAATGCGACGCGCGCCCCAGGGGCGCGCGTTGTTTCTCTGAAGGGTATATTTTGATGATGGCGACGCGGTATTTATTGGGCAGAGCGTTCTTTGTGGTGGCGAGCTGCGCCTTGTTGGTGGTGGGCTGCTCGGACGCTCCCATCGACGAGCCGGTGAGCCCGAATCAGCAATGCGCTGGCTCGGCGGGGCCGGACGACCTTGATACCGACGGCGATGGCGCGCCGGACGATTGCGATAATTGTCCCTATATTGCCAATACCGACCAGGCCGACGGTGATTTCGATGGGGTCGGTGACCGCTGCGATGATGACCGCGACGGCGATGGGATTGATAACGAGATCGACAACTGCCCGGATATCTATAATCCGGACCAGAGAGATAGCGATCGTGATGGTGTGGGCGATGTGTGCGAGCGCTGCCCGGACGGCGAAGACCTGCGCGATAGCGACGGCGACGGGATCGCGGATTGCTTTGATAATTGTCCGAGCGTCGCGAATCCCGACCAGATCGACACCGATGGCGACGGGGTGGGGGACGCCTGCGACAATTGCATCCCGGTGCCAAATGCTGGCCAGGCGGACCGCAGCGGGGATGGGATAGGCGATGCCTGCATCCCAACCGCGCAGCGTGTTTTTGACCCCGAAGAGGCGAGCATCGCGGACATTCATCGCACGATTCTCGCCAAGAAGATGACCTGCGAAGCGATCGTCGACGCGCATCTGCAACGGATCGCGCGGTATGACCTCGACGTCAGCGAGGGCGCGCCGATCAACGCCTTTGTGATGTTTAACGAGAGCGTGCGTGAGCAAGCGCGCGCGCTCGACGCCCAATTCGCCGAGACAAATTCGCTGGTGGGCCCGCTTCATTGCGTGCCGATTGGGGTGAAGACGAACTTTGACTCCAGCGACACCACCACCACGAACGGGTCGCTTGCGCTGGTCGGAACGCGCGCTCCAGACGACGGTTTTGCGCTGGCCCAGATGCGTGAGCGAGGCGCGTTGCTCGTCGGCACCACCGGAATGGACGAGTTCGCCGGCGGGGTCCACGGCATCGGTGGGCGCCACGGGAAGACGGGCAATGCCTACAACACCGCGACGAACTCGGGCGGCTCGAGCGCAGGCAGCGGGGCGGCGGTCGCGGCGGGTTTTTTGGTCGGGGCAACGGGCACCGATAATTGCGGCTCGCTGTCGATCCCGGCGGCCTATCACGGCCTGGTGACGATGCGCTCCACCCACGAATTGGTGAGCGTTGACGGCATCTTCCCCAGCAACCCGCTGGACGTGGTCGCCGGGCCGCTCGCCCGAAGTGTGCGAGATATGGCGGTGTTGCTCGATGCGATGGCGGCCGCGAATCCTGGTGATGCTCGTCAGAATCATCCGCGCTGGGCGCGACCGGATTCCTATACCGATCATCTCAACCCGAACGGGCTGCGCGGGCGTCGGATCGGCATCTTACGTCGACTCTCAGCCGAGACCGACGACTGGTACCGGGATCCGTTTGAGGGCGGCGACGCCGCGACCCACCGAACCTGGACCAGGGCAATTGAGGATATGCGCCGGCTCGGCGCGGAGGTTGTCGAAAATGTGCGGCTCCCGGAATTCTTGCCGTCTCGCTACGGCGCGGGGTTTGTCGTTCATGTCGACGCGTACCTAAAGGGCGTCGACTCTCCGGTGAAGAATTTCGCTCAAATCTGTGAGGAGGAGCGCTTCTCCAAATCGACCTATTCGAGCGTGGAGGCGTGTATGGAGCGCAATGAGTCTGGGTACGCCTATCCGAACGGGTCGCTCGATAAGGGGCGCAACGCCTACGCCTTCAACCGGGCGCATGTCACGCATGTGATGGACCTTTTGGACCTCGACGCGTTGGTCTACCCGGCCGACGCCACCGGCGCCGCGCATCGCTTTGCAGCGCAGCCAAATTGCCTGGCGACATCCGCCTCGGGACTGCCGGCGGTCGTGGTCCCCGTTGGGGAATCCACCGGCCGGGTGAAGCTGCCGATTGGGATGATGATCATGGGGCGCGAGTTCGACGAGCCCAGCCTCATCGAGATGGTGTATGCCTTTGAGCAGGGAACGGGTTGGCGCCGCCCGCCGCAGCTGCACGCGGCGAGTGAACCGGAAGATGTCCCGCGGCTCGACCTGCAGGCGGCCAATGACCTGCGCCTCGCCCTGGCCGAAGCCGCATTTGAGCAGGTGCTCGCCGGGCAGAATAAATTCGACCTCTACCCGGAGCGCTTCCGCCAGATCGCTCGGGAAGTCTTGCAGGAGGCGGGCGCCGTTCATCTTCTTGGTCCCGCCGAATAGCGCCCAGATAAGACGCTTGGCGGTAGTCCGAGTGGTCCCCAAAACGCAATAAATCCGCGAGCGCCCACATGGGCGACTTCGCGGATTTATTATATGCGTGTCGGGTCATCCTGCTGCGAGGATGCGCCGATTTGGCTCAGGCTTATTGGACCGTGATTTCGAGGCGATAGTCGCCGTCGGTTCCCGTGACATCGCCATCGACGATCAGGAAATGGCTCTCGCCGCCGGGGACCAGGACGTTTGTCAGGCGGACCGCGTTATTGCTCTCCCGAAATTTGCTGCCCTCGGTGCACGCATCGACGTTGCAGTCGGCGCGAACGTAGACGATCGGCAGATAGCCGGTTCCGATGGGCGTGACGAGTATCTCATAGGTCGTGTCACTCTGCGGGGCGAGCACAAACACCTCGTCGCCTCCGGACTGGCGCGCGTACGGGCAGTTGTCGCCAGTCGCGTTATAATTATTGCCAGCGCCTGCGGTTGAGCGTCCGGTGAGCACCGCGCCGCCGGTGACGTCGACGGCCTCCGCGCACGTCGCCCCCGTGGGCTCCTGTGAGGTGTCGGGTTCGGTCGTGATATCGGGCTCGGAGGTCGAGTCCGGCTCCGTGGCGGTGTCGCCGGCGTCGGGGACGGGTGAGGTTGTATCTGGCGTGTGGGCGTCCGGGGTCTGCGTGTCCGGCAGGTTTGAGGTGTCCCTGGGGGCGGTCGTGTCCTCGGTCGATTCGGTGTCTTGAGCGGTCGCGTCAACGCCTGCATCCGCATTGACCGAGTCGGCCACTGCGCCGTCTGCTGCGCAACCGACGAGCGTGGCGCAGGCGATGATG encodes:
- a CDS encoding amidase family protein; its protein translation is MMATRYLLGRAFFVVASCALLVVGCSDAPIDEPVSPNQQCAGSAGPDDLDTDGDGAPDDCDNCPYIANTDQADGDFDGVGDRCDDDRDGDGIDNEIDNCPDIYNPDQRDSDRDGVGDVCERCPDGEDLRDSDGDGIADCFDNCPSVANPDQIDTDGDGVGDACDNCIPVPNAGQADRSGDGIGDACIPTAQRVFDPEEASIADIHRTILAKKMTCEAIVDAHLQRIARYDLDVSEGAPINAFVMFNESVREQARALDAQFAETNSLVGPLHCVPIGVKTNFDSSDTTTTNGSLALVGTRAPDDGFALAQMRERGALLVGTTGMDEFAGGVHGIGGRHGKTGNAYNTATNSGGSSAGSGAAVAAGFLVGATGTDNCGSLSIPAAYHGLVTMRSTHELVSVDGIFPSNPLDVVAGPLARSVRDMAVLLDAMAAANPGDARQNHPRWARPDSYTDHLNPNGLRGRRIGILRRLSAETDDWYRDPFEGGDAATHRTWTRAIEDMRRLGAEVVENVRLPEFLPSRYGAGFVVHVDAYLKGVDSPVKNFAQICEEERFSKSTYSSVEACMERNESGYAYPNGSLDKGRNAYAFNRAHVTHVMDLLDLDALVYPADATGAAHRFAAQPNCLATSASGLPAVVVPVGESTGRVKLPIGMMIMGREFDEPSLIEMVYAFEQGTGWRRPPQLHAASEPEDVPRLDLQAANDLRLALAEAAFEQVLAGQNKFDLYPERFRQIAREVLQEAGAVHLLGPAE
- a CDS encoding PKD domain-containing protein: MRRSEFYRAGSLVFLGACLAASAALVGCGEERNQEPTVRISASSLATVQGESVTIDGSESSDPDGDPLRFYWELSAPEGSAVQFDDLRTETVTFVADVAGSYTVSLSVSDGEFRTDPESVTIEASSGVVEEGAPVAKTGADRTVELGAEVLLDGSDSTDPEGAALTYAWTLSSSPSGSSAALSDATSVQARFTPDKVGDYHVSLKVSNGTYTSAPAQVVISAVEEINEFAPIADAGADQQGAVGTPVNLDGSGSSNPNGSDADLRYFWTFQSQPENSGVIAINRPSSPDAWFLPDAEGTYVLRLEVRDAEENLSTDTVSIEIERLPSDVTLMISGYLQGSSQNKAVSLYNFGSAPVDLTRVRFCIFANDEVTSCSYDAAITRTISTHPDGTDMLGAGEVLTICEGRVSLPGFVADDCDRSQGTYLANLNGDDRFLIYENTDGNEAFTGVDLVIDAFGQTAMQPADTIWKDKTFLRCNFDLYDGAAPFAAADYFNVRSKDFITGFADAPSEGCD